In Vespula vulgaris chromosome 10, iyVesVulg1.1, whole genome shotgun sequence, the following are encoded in one genomic region:
- the LOC127066878 gene encoding serine/threonine-protein kinase unc-51 — protein MEVIGEYEYNTKDLIGHGAFAVVFRGRHRKKPNCVVAIKSITKKSLAKSQNLLGKEIKILKELTELHHENVVALLDCKESIHNVFLVMEYCNGGDLADYLGAKGTLSEDTIRVFLKQLAGAMKALYAKGIVHRDLKPQNILLSHNCGKACPQPHQITLKIADFGFARFLQDGVMAATLCGSPMYMAPEVIMSLQYDAKADLWSLGTIVFQCLTGKAPFQAHTPHALKLFYEKNANLGPKIPPGTSPELSDLLLGLLRRNAKDRMPFDEFFGHPFLQGARESPSPVPVELPASPGTLAVPEGPTTVTRSEPETNSPCSSPEDDFVLVPSDLSSDTDNNPNTQVKYTKQTSREAVSPPRPCFLPISEPIPVPSQRSVAQSSSPSGNIRSGSSVVPRSQPISMKRSVDSHRSHALDIGSLSPPSVQFVIGTPPGRRLSETPPPPSTWQVSPVARHSHSGTSPLRRSTGNNSASSPLLTGPLAVLGSPTSKAFQDNNNTLRHSPVIPFGTRAVTLPEISEAGSFQNLFPDVNPTLTEDRPLTFIAPELPEETLLEREHSEILAKLNFVVALCECVCEVARNRAGPLGAPLGGIEQASNAATRRRAEQVILLVRALQWLSSGLSLATQQLKAGRLQPTASVKEVVSTMNEKFRSCLTECKQLNSAGLLRQPGATADKILYNHAIQMCQSAALDELFGNPAECFQRYHTAQILLHSLSQHISHSPDKALLIKYKDAVEKRLYVLQQQGYIYATDPT, from the exons ATGGAGGTCATCGGTGAATACGAGTATAACACTAAGGACCTGATAGGTCACGGTGCTTTTGCCGTGGTGTTCCGGGGCAGACATcgtaaa AAACCTAACTGCGTTGTGGCGATCAAAAGTATAACAAAGAAGAGTTTAGCGAAGTCACAGAATCTTCTTGGCAAAGAGATTAAGATTTTAAAG GAGTTAACAGAACTACATCATGAAAATGTAGTTGCTTTGTTAGATTGTAAG GAATCTATTCATAATGTCTTCCTGGTTATGGAGTATTGTAATGGTGGAGATTTAGCAGACTATTTAGgag CGAAAGGCACATTATCAGAAGATACTATCAGAGTATTTCTTAAACAATTAGCAGGTGCAATGAAAGCACTATATGCCAAAGGTATCGTGCATAGGGATCTTAAAccacaaaatattttactcaGTCATAATTGTGGCAAAGCATGTCCGCAACCACATcaaataacattaaaaatag cGGACTTTGGTTTTGCACGCTTTTTACAAGATGGAGTAATGGCTGCTACATTATGTGGTTCACCAATGTACATGGCACCTGAAGTAATCATGTCCCTTCAATACGATGCGAAAGCAGATTTATGGTCTCTTGGAACAATAGTATTCCAGTGTCTTACTGGAAAAGCTCCATTTCAAGCTCATACACCACATGCACTAAAAttgttttatgaaaaaaatgcaAATCTTGGTCCAAA GATTCCTCCAGGAACTTCGCCAGAATTATCCGATTTGTTATTGGGTTTGTTGAGACGCAATGCGAAAGATCGTATGCCCTTTGATGAATTTTTTGGCCATCCTTTTCTTCAAGGAGCTAGAGAAAGTCCCAGTCCAGTTCCCGTGGAACTACCAGCCTCACCTGGTACATTAGCTGTTCCAGAAGGACCTACGACTGTTACAAGATCTGAACCGGAAACAAATAGTCCATGTTCCAGTCCAGAAGATGACTTTGTGCTTGTGCCAAGTGATCTTAGTAGTGATACAGACAATAATCCTAACACCCAAGtcaa atacACGAAGCAAACTAGCAGAGAGGCAGTAAGTCCACCACGACCATGCTTTTTACCCATATCTGAACCAATTCCAGTTCCCTCACAAAGAAGCGTGGCACAGTCATCATCACCATCTGGTAATATAAGATCTGGAAGTAGCGTTGTTCCTCGGTCTCAGCCGATTAGTATGAAGCGAAGTGTCGACTCTCACAGAAGTCATGCTCTTGACATTGGCTCTCTTAGTCCGCCTAGTGTACAATTTGTAATAGGTACACCACCTGGTAGAAG attGAGTGAAACACCACCACCGCCTAGTACTTGGCAAGTTAGTCCAGTGGCGCGACATTCACATAGTGGAACTTCACCATTACGCAGATCAACAGGAAACAATAGTGCATCTTCTCCATTGCTTACAGGTCCATTGGCAGTTTTAGGGTCTCCTACTTCTAAAGCTTTTCAAGATAACAATAATACACTTAGGCATTCGCCTGTTATACCTTTTGGCACAAGAGCTGTTACTCTTCCAGAAATATCAG AAGCGGGTagtttccaaaatcttttcccGGACGTTAATCCAACATTAACAGAAGATCGTCCATTAACATTTATAGCCCCAGAACTCCCAGAAGAAACTCTTTTAGAGCGGGAACATTCAGAGATCTTAGCAAAGTTGAATTTTGTTGTGGCATTATGTGAATGTGTATGCGAAGTTGCTAGAAATAGAGCTGGACCTTTAGGTGCACCTTTGGGTGGGATTGAACAAGCTAGTAATGCAGCAACAAGAAGAAGAGCAGAACAAGTTATTTTGTTAGTGAGGGCTCTTCAATGGTTGAGTTCTGGATTAAGTCTTGCAACTCAACAGCTTAAAGCTGGAAGGTTGCAACCTACAGCTAGTGTAAAAGAAG tTGTAAGTACAATGAATGAAAAGTTTAGATCTTGCCTGACAGAATGCAAACAGCTTAACAGTGCAGGATTACTTCGACAACCGGGGGCTACAGCAGATAAGATTCTCTATAATCACGCAATACAAATG tgTCAATCTGCAGCCCTTGATGAATTATTTGGAAATCCTGCTGAATGTTTTCAGCGTTATCATACAGCGCAAATATTGTTACATTCATTATCACAACACATCAGTCATAGTCCAGACAAAGCACTTCTTATCAAAT acaaaGATGCagttgaaaaaagattatacgtACTTCAGCAGCAAGGCTATATCTATGCAACTGATCCTACGTAG